One stretch of Leadbetterella byssophila DSM 17132 DNA includes these proteins:
- a CDS encoding helix-turn-helix transcriptional regulator, translating to MKEKIEALIVGLDVSSTRFADLIGVKRPVISHILNGRNKPSLDIIQKIVERFPSLEYNWIGDDQDLDMDLVEEIRKNDLFYSSREFNGSDECSDDSQIFNSQAESKNKKKVVKVVFFYDDDTFKVFQPEAFA from the coding sequence TTGAAGGAGAAAATTGAAGCTTTAATTGTGGGTTTAGATGTTAGTAGTACGCGATTTGCGGACCTTATTGGCGTTAAAAGGCCTGTAATTAGCCATATACTCAACGGTAGAAACAAGCCAAGTTTGGACATTATACAGAAGATTGTTGAGCGGTTTCCTTCCTTGGAGTACAACTGGATTGGGGATGATCAGGATTTAGACATGGATTTAGTGGAGGAAATCCGTAAAAATGACCTTTTTTATTCTTCGCGAGAATTTAATGGTTCGGACGAATGCTCAGACGACTCTCAAATATTCAATTCTCAGGCCGAATCGAAAAATAAAAAAAAAGTGGTGAAAGTGGTGTTTTTTTATGACGATGATACTTTCAAAGTTTTCCAACCTGAAGCCTTTGCGTGA
- a CDS encoding alpha/beta hydrolase, with protein MRDIANLFSIFIVNGEQASYYKVHDVPHGSVTRVWYDSPGLKSNRRLTVYTPPGYESSKESYPVLYLLHGVGGDEEAWISLGRTAQIMDNLIAQGKAKPMLVVMTNGHTSNTAAPGESSKGLYKPIMMTPDVGSGNMESTFQDVINFVEKTYRVKKEKASRAIAGLSMGGSHTLFISANLPSTFDYVGLFSAAYRLNRPDAQEIPAVYANYEKNLEKQRDNGYKLYWIAMGKADFLYQTAIDFRKMLDEKKVKYVYRESDGGHTWSNWRLYLSEFAPLLFK; from the coding sequence GTGAGGGATATAGCGAACTTGTTCAGTATTTTCATTGTGAATGGTGAACAGGCTTCCTATTATAAAGTGCATGATGTTCCACATGGGTCTGTTACGCGGGTATGGTATGATTCACCAGGATTGAAGAGCAATAGAAGATTAACGGTTTATACGCCGCCGGGATATGAAAGTTCGAAGGAGTCTTATCCTGTATTGTATTTATTACATGGAGTTGGAGGTGATGAAGAAGCTTGGATAAGTTTAGGTAGGACGGCACAGATCATGGATAATTTGATTGCTCAAGGAAAGGCTAAACCTATGTTAGTGGTAATGACCAATGGTCACACCAGTAATACTGCAGCTCCGGGTGAATCCTCAAAAGGATTATACAAGCCAATAATGATGACTCCGGATGTTGGTTCGGGAAATATGGAAAGTACATTTCAGGATGTGATCAACTTTGTGGAGAAAACCTATAGGGTAAAAAAAGAGAAAGCTTCAAGAGCTATAGCAGGTTTGTCTATGGGAGGATCTCATACCTTGTTCATTTCAGCAAATTTACCTAGTACTTTTGACTATGTTGGACTGTTTTCTGCTGCTTACAGATTGAATCGTCCGGACGCTCAGGAGATACCGGCGGTATATGCCAATTATGAGAAGAATCTGGAAAAGCAGAGGGATAATGGATACAAATTGTACTGGATAGCTATGGGTAAGGCCGACTTCTTGTATCAGACGGCTATAGATTTTCGTAAAATGCTCGATGAAAAGAAGGTCAAGTATGTTTATAGGGAATCAGATGGAGGGCATACCTGGTCGAACTGGAGATTATACCTTAGTGAATTTGCACCATTGCTTTTTAAATAA
- a CDS encoding acyltransferase family protein — MFAHSIILSFLVRFITKEGKTFKPIYPFLLFSLMCIFNLILRHKYTLDLCKTWIIPVEVAHIPNYFLAFMAGYYVNQQKWLENFDRKLAFLYLPLLIVGIIIREFLPSLYSRIYFENSIFISLSLFLIYFFRKINLKNRRSLQVLSENTYEAYLVHLTIVLAFQYAKIDLPISRASKFFLLSFICFFVAMGVSYLLRTYTPLKRII; from the coding sequence ATGTTCGCTCACTCGATAATTCTTTCATTTCTAGTGCGATTTATCACAAAAGAAGGCAAAACGTTTAAGCCCATCTACCCCTTCCTCTTATTCTCCCTAATGTGCATCTTCAATCTCATCCTTAGGCATAAATATACTCTGGACCTTTGCAAAACTTGGATTATACCGGTAGAGGTAGCACATATACCTAATTATTTCTTGGCCTTCATGGCGGGCTATTATGTCAACCAACAAAAATGGCTGGAAAACTTCGACAGAAAACTTGCTTTTCTCTATTTACCACTCCTCATTGTAGGTATTATCATAAGAGAATTTCTGCCATCTTTATACTCGAGGATCTACTTTGAAAACAGTATATTTATTTCGCTATCTCTCTTCCTAATTTACTTTTTCAGAAAAATAAACCTAAAGAATAGAAGATCTCTTCAAGTATTATCAGAGAATACATATGAAGCATATCTGGTTCATTTAACCATAGTTTTAGCCTTCCAATATGCCAAAATTGACTTGCCTATAAGTAGAGCAAGCAAGTTCTTTCTACTCTCATTCATCTGCTTTTTTGTTGCAATGGGAGTCTCATATTTACTCAGAACTTATACCCCATTAAAAAGGATAATATAG
- a CDS encoding HU domain-containing protein yields MMPSDIREHILTHDFVMLPGIGAFVAEYSRPYFSETGDIIPGERTLRFNPLLRNDSDVSLLEALRQKHQLSIEEVQDKYFAFLDQVMEDLEKKGEYKWEGLGRLTLKNGEINFEPLAKKVVTESIKREDFPLPDEEQGFPLQEEEDDFQLPEEDEEGSENKTAKYLIFALPLVLLSAALVYMVFFKPSRREVVKEIEPELSLPEEVIIDTLSTDTVTYVNPEEIENYRVDIGIYKREKDAAKIVAFLESKGYRPKVKPHGPLFKVFLPASSEEQARRYVKDVGKLIDDTPVYVRL; encoded by the coding sequence ATGATGCCATCTGATATCAGGGAACATATACTTACTCACGACTTTGTCATGCTGCCGGGAATAGGAGCTTTTGTGGCAGAATATTCTCGACCGTATTTTTCTGAGACGGGGGATATTATCCCGGGAGAAAGAACCCTGAGATTTAATCCTTTGCTAAGGAATGATTCAGATGTCAGCTTATTGGAGGCTCTGCGCCAGAAGCATCAATTAAGTATTGAAGAAGTTCAGGATAAATACTTCGCCTTTTTGGATCAGGTTATGGAAGACCTAGAGAAGAAAGGAGAATATAAGTGGGAGGGCCTGGGCCGATTAACACTAAAAAATGGGGAAATCAACTTTGAGCCGCTTGCGAAAAAAGTGGTGACAGAAAGTATCAAAAGGGAAGATTTCCCATTGCCGGATGAAGAACAAGGTTTCCCATTGCAGGAGGAAGAAGATGATTTCCAATTGCCCGAGGAGGATGAAGAAGGTTCTGAGAATAAAACCGCGAAATATCTTATCTTTGCATTACCTCTAGTACTTCTTAGTGCTGCTTTGGTTTACATGGTATTTTTTAAACCTTCTAGGAGAGAAGTAGTCAAAGAAATAGAACCGGAATTGAGTTTACCTGAAGAGGTCATAATAGACACATTAAGTACGGATACGGTGACTTATGTTAACCCTGAGGAAATTGAAAATTACAGAGTTGATATAGGTATATATAAGAGAGAAAAGGATGCCGCGAAGATAGTGGCGTTTTTAGAAAGTAAGGGGTATAGACCGAAGGTAAAGCCTCATGGTCCCCTTTTTAAAGTATTTCTTCCGGCTAGCTCAGAGGAGCAAGCCAGGAGATATGTGAAAGATGTGGGGAAGTTAATTGACGATACCCCTGTTTATGTAAGACTATAG
- a CDS encoding bifunctional folylpolyglutamate synthase/dihydrofolate synthase — protein sequence MTYQETVDYLYSQLPAFQKLGEKAIKPKLTNIRALCEMLGNPQNNFPSIHVAGTNGKGSSSHFLTSILMEAGYKVGLYTSPHLRDYRERFRINGEMAPENCIIEFVREYGREFSILKPSFFEVSVALAFKYFSDQKVDVAVIEVGLGGKWDSTNVISNVLLSYISNIGFDHTEILGDTLDKIAGEKAGIIKEGVPVVISEYLPETRTVFAEVAESHQSPISYAQDEWTVGAIRSTVDHLSVDLERNGEHYSIESELVGEYQISNIRGVLEACRRLDGILNIPKSAVIQGFAKVVTNTGLKGRWQILSRKPLIICDTGHNDQAFQITLQRISKENYGHLYYILGFVRDKDISKICKYIPADAKLLLCTFNSFRARTVEELEDLRKILPNEISIHKNVNEALAKVRREAKENDIVYVGGSTYLVAEIEEL from the coding sequence ATGACATACCAGGAAACGGTTGACTATCTATATAGTCAACTTCCCGCTTTTCAGAAGTTGGGCGAAAAAGCCATAAAACCAAAATTGACTAACATCCGCGCTCTATGTGAGATGTTGGGTAATCCCCAGAATAATTTTCCAAGTATACATGTAGCAGGTACGAATGGGAAAGGCAGCAGCTCCCATTTTCTTACTTCCATTCTAATGGAGGCAGGTTATAAGGTAGGATTGTATACTTCTCCTCACTTGAGAGACTACCGAGAGCGCTTCAGGATCAACGGAGAGATGGCGCCTGAGAATTGCATAATTGAATTCGTCCGGGAGTATGGTCGGGAATTTTCAATTCTCAAGCCTTCGTTTTTTGAGGTGTCCGTTGCCCTTGCATTTAAGTATTTTTCCGACCAAAAGGTGGATGTTGCCGTAATCGAAGTAGGCCTTGGGGGTAAATGGGATTCGACTAATGTAATTAGCAATGTGCTTTTGTCCTATATTAGCAATATTGGCTTTGATCATACAGAGATATTAGGGGATACTTTAGATAAAATTGCCGGAGAGAAAGCAGGGATTATAAAGGAAGGGGTTCCTGTGGTCATATCGGAGTATTTACCGGAAACGCGCACGGTATTTGCAGAAGTGGCGGAGTCACATCAATCTCCTATAAGTTATGCTCAGGACGAGTGGACTGTAGGGGCGATTAGGTCAACTGTAGATCACCTATCCGTGGATCTGGAGCGAAATGGGGAGCATTATTCCATTGAATCTGAGTTAGTTGGGGAGTATCAAATATCTAATATTAGAGGGGTTCTGGAAGCTTGTAGAAGACTGGATGGGATATTAAATATTCCTAAAAGCGCTGTGATTCAAGGCTTTGCGAAGGTCGTGACTAATACAGGCTTGAAGGGTAGATGGCAGATTTTAAGTCGGAAACCCCTTATTATCTGCGATACCGGTCATAATGATCAGGCCTTTCAGATTACTTTACAAAGGATCAGTAAGGAGAACTACGGGCATTTGTATTATATACTAGGCTTTGTGCGGGATAAGGATATCAGTAAGATTTGTAAGTACATTCCCGCAGATGCGAAGTTGCTCCTATGTACTTTTAATTCTTTTAGAGCAAGAACCGTAGAAGAGCTAGAAGATCTAAGAAAGATCTTGCCTAATGAGATTAGCATTCATAAGAATGTAAATGAAGCTTTAGCTAAAGTTAGGAGGGAAGCAAAGGAAAATGATATAGTATATGTAGGTGGTAGCACCTATTTAGTGGCAGAAATAGAAGAATTATGA
- a CDS encoding tetratricopeptide repeat protein has product MKFKSLALALTCFSAYSQNTLSYSSIESHYNNGVELFGKKAYSSARKEFQNYISLSAKSLNPNKFNLANAEYYSAMSSLYSKALDADIEVERFVLNHGDHPKAKIIYADLAQRYYERGEYKDAIRYYEKALSNRADNLDTYEIRYQLGVSYYQLGDFQNALTQFDYVKGTVIENAVNAAYYAAVINFRNGNFDLALTDLRRVENVPAYRTEVPNWIGQILYKQKQYDELLSYAEPIIAKPEGRKYDDLALLAGEVSYFNNNYEKAALYYDKYKALKKSNTSNQVTFRHAFSLYKTGKFESASALFKTIAGDKDEIGQQSAYYLGICALRTGDLNAAMTAFDVARKGTFDASIKEEAQYNYVKVLVEKGNNQQAIVDLQNYVKEYPNGKYVDETNELLSEILFETNNYVAALKYIEGLSRTTPKIDEAYQKLAYSQGVQEYNSGRFANAIQYFDKSLVKVSSRDLAVQAKLWKAESLYQQDQIQAAEALYRELLTSSDKIARLKSQYALGYMSFNNERYSDALRFFQDFKSGGRGEASLQTSLDDANLRIGDCFLMAKNFSQALQVYDDAFKGNTSGKDYALYQKGMALRYLGRENEAKNTFDQFSRTFPNSRLLDEVLFQNGNLAMEAGNYNGAINTFSNILKRQTNSELTAHVLLRRGIAYSNVEKYDNAISDFKQILNKFGKSKYASEAFLGIREALSQANRSEEFFEIAEVYKKNNPEGSSVQGLQFETAKDLFFAEKYDAAISAFTKFISQYPGSVYTPEANYLIGESYLGLKKTTEALKYYQTIVNEGQLEYLSQAASRSAGIYFEKKQFEEAARNYNQVVNTTSDQREMIVAYEGWMKSQYELKKYDQTLELAEKILTTGPEVVVGAKNRAELYKGKAYMGMSNWASAKIQFEKTIELGKDVSAAEAKYRLGEIQYKQKEYDASIKTMQELASNYSDFLEWYENAFLLIADNYLGKNDSFMAKATLNSIIENSENAETVAKARQKLNAIK; this is encoded by the coding sequence ATGAAATTCAAATCCCTGGCTTTGGCCTTGACCTGTTTTAGTGCGTATTCCCAGAATACTTTAAGTTATTCTTCTATAGAATCCCACTACAATAATGGTGTAGAATTGTTTGGTAAAAAAGCCTACAGTTCTGCTCGAAAAGAGTTTCAGAACTACATTTCGCTTTCCGCTAAAAGTCTTAATCCTAATAAGTTTAATCTGGCGAATGCAGAGTATTACTCGGCCATGTCTTCGCTTTATTCCAAAGCTTTGGATGCAGATATAGAGGTGGAACGCTTTGTTCTGAATCATGGAGATCATCCGAAAGCTAAGATCATTTATGCTGATTTGGCTCAACGTTATTACGAAAGAGGAGAATATAAAGACGCCATTCGATATTATGAGAAGGCCTTGTCTAATAGGGCAGATAATCTAGATACCTATGAGATTCGTTATCAACTAGGGGTTTCGTATTATCAATTGGGTGATTTCCAAAATGCTTTGACCCAATTTGATTACGTTAAAGGCACCGTGATTGAAAATGCAGTGAATGCGGCTTATTATGCTGCTGTAATTAATTTCAGGAATGGAAATTTTGATTTGGCACTGACCGACTTAAGAAGAGTGGAGAATGTGCCGGCGTACAGAACGGAAGTTCCGAATTGGATAGGTCAAATCTTGTATAAGCAGAAGCAATACGATGAGCTATTATCCTATGCGGAGCCTATCATAGCAAAACCGGAAGGTAGAAAATATGATGATTTAGCCCTATTAGCGGGTGAAGTTTCCTACTTTAATAATAATTACGAGAAAGCCGCTTTGTACTATGATAAGTATAAAGCCCTTAAAAAGTCGAACACTTCCAATCAAGTTACATTCCGTCATGCATTTAGCTTGTATAAGACAGGCAAATTTGAAAGTGCTTCTGCACTCTTCAAAACCATAGCAGGGGATAAGGATGAGATTGGGCAGCAATCGGCTTATTATCTGGGCATTTGTGCCTTAAGAACAGGTGATTTGAATGCGGCCATGACGGCTTTCGATGTAGCTAGAAAGGGAACTTTTGATGCTTCCATTAAGGAAGAGGCTCAATACAATTACGTTAAAGTTCTGGTAGAGAAAGGGAATAACCAGCAGGCCATTGTGGACTTACAAAATTACGTAAAGGAGTATCCTAATGGTAAGTACGTGGATGAAACCAATGAGTTGCTCAGTGAGATTCTGTTTGAGACGAATAATTATGTAGCTGCCCTTAAATACATAGAGGGTTTAAGTAGGACTACTCCAAAGATTGATGAGGCGTACCAAAAGTTAGCTTATAGTCAAGGGGTTCAGGAATACAATTCGGGTAGGTTTGCGAATGCCATTCAATATTTCGACAAGTCTTTGGTGAAGGTGTCAAGTAGGGATTTAGCCGTTCAAGCCAAATTATGGAAGGCGGAGTCATTGTACCAACAAGATCAGATTCAAGCAGCAGAGGCCCTTTACAGAGAGCTATTGACCTCTTCGGATAAGATTGCCCGATTGAAAAGCCAATACGCCTTAGGCTATATGAGCTTTAATAATGAGCGCTATTCAGATGCTTTGCGCTTTTTCCAGGATTTTAAATCAGGAGGAAGGGGCGAAGCCAGTTTGCAAACTTCTTTGGATGATGCCAATTTGAGAATTGGTGATTGCTTCCTGATGGCGAAGAATTTCAGTCAAGCACTTCAAGTGTATGATGATGCTTTCAAAGGAAATACCAGCGGTAAGGATTATGCTTTGTACCAAAAGGGAATGGCTTTGAGATATTTGGGCAGAGAAAATGAAGCGAAGAATACTTTTGATCAGTTTTCTAGAACCTTCCCTAATTCCCGACTATTAGATGAGGTTTTGTTTCAAAATGGTAACCTGGCTATGGAAGCCGGCAATTACAATGGTGCAATTAACACCTTCTCCAATATCTTAAAGAGACAGACTAATTCAGAGCTTACTGCTCATGTGCTTTTACGGAGAGGTATTGCTTATAGCAACGTAGAGAAATATGACAATGCAATTTCTGATTTTAAGCAGATTTTAAATAAATTCGGAAAATCTAAGTATGCTTCAGAGGCTTTCTTAGGTATTAGAGAGGCCCTAAGTCAGGCAAATAGGTCAGAAGAATTCTTTGAAATTGCTGAGGTATATAAGAAGAATAATCCAGAGGGATCCTCTGTGCAAGGTTTGCAATTTGAAACCGCGAAAGATCTGTTCTTTGCAGAGAAATACGATGCTGCAATCAGTGCTTTCACGAAATTTATCTCCCAATATCCGGGTTCTGTATATACGCCGGAGGCCAATTATTTGATTGGGGAGTCCTATTTAGGCTTGAAAAAGACTACGGAAGCCTTGAAGTATTATCAGACTATAGTTAATGAAGGTCAATTGGAGTATTTATCACAGGCTGCGAGTAGATCTGCTGGGATATATTTTGAGAAAAAGCAATTTGAAGAGGCAGCGCGCAACTACAATCAAGTGGTGAATACTACTTCAGATCAGAGAGAAATGATTGTGGCTTATGAAGGTTGGATGAAGTCGCAGTATGAATTAAAGAAATACGATCAGACTCTGGAATTAGCGGAGAAAATTCTTACCACTGGTCCGGAGGTAGTTGTAGGAGCTAAAAACCGTGCGGAGTTATATAAAGGTAAGGCGTATATGGGAATGAGCAATTGGGCTTCAGCTAAAATTCAGTTTGAAAAAACCATAGAATTGGGTAAAGACGTTTCTGCAGCAGAAGCGAAATACCGTTTAGGTGAAATTCAATACAAGCAGAAGGAGTACGATGCTTCTATCAAAACCATGCAGGAATTAGCTTCAAACTATTCTGATTTTCTGGAATGGTATGAGAATGCTTTCCTTTTGATAGCCGATAACTACCTGGGAAAGAATGATTCTTTCATGGCAAAAGCCACTTTAAATTCTATCATTGAAAATTCTGAAAATGCGGAGACGGTAGCTAAAGCCCGTCAGAAATTAAATGCTATAAAATAA
- the gap gene encoding type I glyceraldehyde-3-phosphate dehydrogenase encodes MKEIKVAINGFGRIGRLVFRQIYDMEGIDVVAINDLTSPQVLAHLLKYDTAHGRFNGTVQSTDNSIIVNGDSINIYAQRDPSQIPWGSHDVDVVLECTGFFADAEKASAHIKAGAKKVVISAPATGDLKTIVFNVNHNILDGSETIISCASCTTNCLAPMAQVLEEKFGIVNGLMTTVHAYTNDQNTQDAPHPKGDLRRARAAAQNIVPNSTGAAKAIGLVLPSLKGKLDGSAQRVPTLTGSLTELTAVLSKKVSVEEINAAMKAAANESFGYTEDEIVSSDIIGISYGSLFDATQTRVQTVGDTQLVRTVSWYDNEMSYVSQLVRTVKYFAELISK; translated from the coding sequence ATGAAAGAAATTAAAGTTGCGATTAACGGATTTGGTAGAATCGGACGTCTTGTATTTCGTCAGATTTATGACATGGAAGGGATTGATGTTGTGGCCATTAATGACCTCACTAGCCCTCAAGTTCTGGCACACCTATTGAAATATGATACTGCTCACGGTAGATTCAATGGTACGGTACAGTCTACAGACAATTCGATTATCGTAAATGGCGACTCCATCAATATTTATGCTCAAAGGGATCCATCGCAAATTCCTTGGGGTTCACATGACGTTGACGTTGTACTGGAATGTACTGGATTCTTTGCTGATGCAGAGAAAGCTAGCGCTCATATCAAAGCCGGAGCTAAAAAAGTGGTTATTTCTGCTCCAGCTACCGGAGACTTGAAAACCATAGTTTTCAATGTTAACCATAACATCCTTGACGGTTCTGAGACCATCATCTCTTGTGCTTCTTGTACTACTAACTGTTTAGCCCCTATGGCGCAGGTACTAGAAGAGAAATTTGGTATCGTAAACGGATTGATGACTACGGTTCATGCTTATACTAACGACCAAAACACTCAGGATGCTCCTCATCCAAAAGGTGATTTAAGAAGAGCCAGAGCAGCTGCACAAAACATCGTTCCTAACAGTACTGGTGCTGCTAAAGCTATCGGTTTAGTACTTCCTAGCTTGAAAGGTAAATTAGACGGTTCTGCTCAGCGTGTACCTACTCTTACAGGATCATTGACTGAACTTACTGCCGTTCTATCTAAGAAAGTAAGTGTAGAAGAAATCAATGCCGCTATGAAAGCTGCTGCTAACGAAAGTTTCGGATACACTGAAGATGAAATCGTAAGTAGTGACATCATCGGTATCAGCTATGGATCCCTGTTTGATGCAACGCAGACACGCGTTCAGACTGTAGGAGATACACAATTAGTAAGAACTGTATCTTGGTATGATAACGAAATGTCTTACGTTTCTCAATTGGTTAGAACCGTAAAATACTTCGCAGAATTAATATCAAAATAA
- the trmB gene encoding tRNA (guanosine(46)-N7)-methyltransferase TrmB: MTRKKLHRFQHNATAENVIERGKPLYTTIKGKWNEVYFKNHNPIVLELACGKGEYTVGLGSRFPEHNFIGVDIKGDRIARGSVKAMEAGLENVAFLRTGIQFLDEFFEPDEVSEIWLVHPDPQPRDKEEKRRLTNSKFLDLYKRYLKEGGIYHLKTDSSFLFEYSLEVMQQDPDFEILEYTRDLYHSPLKEGHFEIVTHYEKLFTEKGSTIHYMKARLVNKKRQ; encoded by the coding sequence ATGACTAGAAAGAAATTACACCGTTTTCAGCATAATGCGACGGCAGAGAATGTAATTGAGCGAGGAAAACCCTTATATACCACTATAAAAGGAAAATGGAATGAGGTTTATTTTAAGAACCATAACCCTATAGTACTTGAATTAGCCTGTGGAAAGGGGGAATATACGGTAGGTTTAGGTAGTAGGTTTCCGGAGCATAATTTCATTGGTGTAGATATCAAAGGAGATAGAATAGCCCGTGGAAGTGTAAAAGCCATGGAAGCAGGACTGGAAAATGTAGCTTTTTTAAGGACGGGGATTCAATTTTTAGATGAATTTTTTGAGCCGGATGAGGTTTCAGAGATCTGGTTGGTGCATCCGGATCCTCAGCCGCGGGATAAAGAAGAGAAAAGAAGATTGACCAATAGTAAATTTCTGGATCTTTATAAAAGGTATTTAAAGGAAGGCGGCATATACCATCTGAAGACGGATAGTAGTTTCTTATTTGAGTATTCTTTGGAGGTTATGCAGCAGGATCCTGATTTTGAAATCCTGGAATATACCAGAGATTTGTACCATTCTCCCTTAAAGGAAGGTCATTTTGAGATAGTGACGCATTACGAAAAGTTATTCACAGAGAAAGGGTCTACTATACACTATATGAAAGCGAGATTAGTGAATAAAAAAAGGCAGTGA
- a CDS encoding 2,3,4,5-tetrahydropyridine-2,6-dicarboxylate N-succinyltransferase has protein sequence MELLEQRILAAWENRDLLKDADTVLAIEEAIAKVDAGVLRVANKNSEDKWVVNEWVKKAIILYFPLRKMEKMEAGIFEYHDKMQLKTNYAELGVRVVPPAVARYGSYIAPGAILMPSYVNIGAYVDSGTMVDTWATVGSCAQIGKDVHLSGGVGIGGVLEPAQASPVIIEDGAFIGSRCIVVEGAHIGKRAVLGAGVTITGSSKIIDVTGEEPVQYVGYVPENSVVIPGTLPKKFPAGEYGIPCALIIGKRKESTDLKTSLNDALRENNVSV, from the coding sequence ATGGAGCTACTTGAACAGAGAATTTTAGCCGCATGGGAAAACAGAGACTTATTGAAAGACGCTGATACAGTATTAGCTATCGAAGAGGCGATTGCTAAAGTTGACGCCGGAGTGTTAAGAGTTGCTAATAAGAATAGCGAAGATAAATGGGTTGTCAATGAATGGGTGAAGAAGGCTATCATTCTGTATTTCCCACTTAGAAAGATGGAAAAAATGGAAGCGGGCATTTTCGAGTATCACGATAAAATGCAATTAAAGACCAATTATGCAGAATTGGGAGTAAGAGTGGTTCCTCCTGCAGTTGCACGTTATGGATCCTACATTGCACCAGGTGCAATCTTGATGCCGAGCTATGTAAATATTGGAGCATATGTGGACTCAGGTACTATGGTAGATACCTGGGCAACGGTGGGAAGTTGTGCTCAGATTGGTAAAGACGTGCACTTAAGTGGCGGTGTAGGTATAGGTGGAGTGCTAGAACCAGCCCAGGCGTCACCGGTGATTATTGAAGATGGAGCATTCATAGGTTCAAGATGTATAGTGGTGGAAGGAGCTCATATTGGAAAACGTGCAGTGCTAGGTGCGGGAGTTACCATAACCGGAAGTTCGAAGATTATTGACGTTACTGGAGAAGAGCCGGTTCAGTATGTGGGTTATGTGCCAGAGAATTCTGTGGTCATTCCGGGTACATTGCCTAAGAAATTCCCGGCCGGAGAATACGGCATTCCTTGTGCTTTGATCATAGGAAAGCGAAAGGAAAGTACAGATTTAAAGACTTCTTTGAATGATGCGCTGAGAGAAAATAACGTTAGTGTATAA